From Rana temporaria chromosome 5, aRanTem1.1, whole genome shotgun sequence:
tcttcccccgacCTTCCCGTCATTTGGAGTCCTTGTCGCTGGGTTTTGGATTGGAAAAAAGGAtaccccctttttgtttttccttcccaGCACCCCAACGTCTGTTGTAAGGGGCCTTCTTCTCCGAGGAACGGTTCTTACCTCCAAACcccccctgggggcctcgaaaaaactttttcttgttTTGTCTAGGCTTAGTAGGAAAACGCACCCCTTTTTCTGAGGACCTAGTCAGGGCCTGATCCAGGCCCGTACCGAAGAGGAGGGAGCCCTCGAAGGGAAGACCACAAAGGCGGTTCTTAGACGCAAGGTCCCCATTCCACATCTTGACCCATACTGCTCTTCTGGCAGAGTTGAGGAGGGCTCCTGTCTTTGCGGTAGAACGTACCGTCTCTACTGAGGTGTCTGCTAAATAAGCTACTGCGCTCCCTATGAGCTGAAGGGATTCTAGAATCCCCTTAGAGTCTGAACCCTGGGACACATGTTCCATCAACTTGGAGATCCAAGAATTAGCATTCCTAGCAATACAGGCCGAAGCCAATGCGGGGCTCAAGGCAGCCGCATTAGCTTCCCAGGCCCTACACAAGGAGGTCTCTGCCCGCCGATCCATAGGATCCTTCAAGTTGCCTGTGTCCTCAAAGGAGAGGTCCGACTGTTTGGAAATTTGCGCGAGGGGAGCATCTAATCTAggtattttaaaaaatttagaTTCCTCCTCCTCTTTAAAGGGGCAACGTCGTTTCCAGGTCTTGTATCTTAAAAGCTTTTTCTCTGGTTCTGCCCATTCCCTGAGGATGATATCCTTAAGGGACTGATGTACCGGAATAGCTTTGGCCTGAGGTTTAGACAGGCCTTGGTATAACCTATCCTGTGTGGAAATTTCTTCCGTAGGCTGTGGAATCTCCTCGGAGGCGTACACTGCCTCAAGGAGACCTTCCATGTCGTCGGCAGCAAAGACATATCTGCCTGTCCTAGTATCCTCATTTTCTTCTTCCGCCTGACCAATAGAACCTTCCTCCTGGGGAGGAATCTCTGAATCTTCCGAGTCAGATACTAAGGAACCAAGGGATTCCTGGCGGACTCTAAAAATCTGCGAAGAGGAACTTTCTTGAGAAGAGGGCCCTGCGATGGGGGCTTCAGGCTCTTTGCTCTTTAAAGACACATGAAATTCTTTAAGAGTAGAGAGCATCTCAGACTGGACCTCAAGAAATCCTTTCAGAATTTCAGAGGTCTCCTTCCCTGCCAATTTAATGATACATTTAGCACAAAAGGGTTTGGAATAATCTGAGGGTAACTTGCAACTACAATAGCCACATTTTTTGGAGCGACTAGTGTCCTTAACTGAACGACTAGCACCCCCCTGGGCAACAAAATCCTCCCCTAGAAAGAAAAGGATACACAGGCATGTATGTAAATACTAGGGAACAACTACTGGGTCCCAGCCCACCATACCTGTGTCCAGGAAGACTCACCCCCTGTGGTCTCCTCCGCAGCCGGGGTCGTAGACGACCGGACCTCTCGCTCCATCGCGTGAGGATGAAGGCGCCGCTCTCTCTCGGCTGCTGCTGCCCTTTCGTGTGTCTCCGGTGCCGTGGGAAGCCGACTGGCGTGTTGGAGCTGCAGCGCGCCATCTTTGCTGAGCCGACCCGGAAGTGACACGCGCcgcgcgtgtgacgtcattgcccTGCGCCGCCGGCTCTGTGAGACGCCGGTTTTGGCGCCAAATTCGAAAACGGCAATGAACGCTCCAGGGAATCCAGGACGACCCAGTCGCAGCCCCAGACCGCACAGAAAACCCCCACCACCGGAGAGAGCCTGACCCACAGACCTCCAAGGTAAGGGgaaagctcagagagagagagtggatcAGCCCCTGGAGCTCCAGAATAGCCACCTATCCCCAGGAGACTCCAGCACTCAGGGGGGTTCTTCAACCCACATAGTGAGGCCCCCCTGAGCAAGAAGGGACCCCCTAGGAATGGAAATCTTCGCTAAACCCAAAGGCTACCCAGTGCCTGCGGTTCAGTTcccagggggggaccaccagccccaggccttaggtcagaaaaaaataaacgtttcgctgtggggaaacacaatcaagaactgaggagcacgggaaggggcggggtttttaacctctttttgattgtgtttcctgtcaggagaagccagt
This genomic window contains:
- the LOC120940633 gene encoding uncharacterized protein LOC120940633 — its product is MLSTLKEFHVSLKSKEPEAPIAGPSSQESSSSQIFRVRQESLGSLVSDSEDSEIPPQEEGSIGQAEEENEDTRTGRYVFAADDMEGLLEAVYASEEIPQPTEEISTQDAPLAQISKQSDLSFEDTGNLKDPMDRRAETSLCRAWEANAAALSPALASACIARNANSWISKLMEHVSQGSDSKGILESLQLIGSAVAYLADTSVETVRSTAKTGALLNSARRAVWVKMWNGDLASKNRLCGLPFEGSLLFGTGLDQALTRSSEKGVRFPTKPRQNKKKFFRGPQGGFGGKNRSSEKKAPYNRRWGAGKEKQKGGILFSNPKPSDKDSK